Genomic segment of Candidatus Chlorohelix allophototropha:
TTTATTCTATATCTGGGGCACTATTGCTTTTGTTGGTTTGTTACTACATCATCACGCAAACACCAGAGGCGCTTATCCGCATTTCGAATACTATGGTGGAAGATGCGTTGGCACGTGCCGGTGAAAGCCATCTGTTGGATATGCAAAACCGTACCCGCGCCGTTTATCATGTAGCTAACACGCTGAGTGGTACTTTGGATTATCAAGAAGTCATCAAAGCGATTTTGCACGAAATGGAATCGGTCTTTGATATGCACTGTGGCGCAGTGCTACTTTTTGATAGTAGCTTGAATAATGTAAAAGTGGTCGATTCGCTCAGATTTTCCCCTGAAGAATCACACCGCAGCATTTTACTGCAAAAAGGTCTTTTCAAAGATGCCCTAAATGGTGGGCAACCTCGTTTGCTGGTAGTTCCTACCGAACTCGAAGAAATCCGAGCATTCTTTCCTTCCCTTCGCAACTGCCAGACTACTATGCTGATTCCATTACGCGCAGGTATGGAAGTTTTTGGTTTGCTGTTGATCGCTAGTAAGAATGAAAATGCCTATAATACCAGCGATACCGAACTGATGATCAGTATGGGTGCGCATACTGTGTTGGCGATGCAAAATGCTACTCTCTATCATAACTTGCTGGAAGATCGCAACAAGCTGTTGACTCAGGAAGAAGAAGTTAGGCACGAACTAGCTCGTAACCTTCACGATGGTCCTGCACAGGCTGTAGCCGCTATCTCGATGCAAACCGAATTTATCCGAAAACTTTTCAGAACCGAGCCAGACCGCGCTCTGGAAGAACTGGCAAATTTGGGTAAGCAGGCGCTACAAACTTCCCGCGAGATTCGCACCTTGCTTTATGAACTGCGCCCGTTGGTACTTGAGACTCAAGGGTTGATTCCGGCTTTGGGACAATACGCCAAACGGTTTCCGCATAACCCTAGCGACCCAACTGCCCATTTCTCTACTGCTAATTTTGATCTTAGGCTTGCACCACAAGTCGAAACAATGGTCTTTACTATTATTCAGGAAGCCGTCAATAATGCTCGTAAGCATGCGCGCGCCCGTAATATCTGGATACATCTTGAAACCCGTGATGGCTTTATTATTGCGATGGCTCAAGACGATGGACGCGGTTTTGACGTATCTCAGGTTGAGCGAAACTATGAGCAGCGCGGTAGCCTTGGTTTGACCAATATGCGCGAGCGCGCCGGGTTCGTGGGTGGGCAAGTAGATATTCATTCGGTAATAGGACAAGGCACTGCTGTAATCATGCGTATTCCAATCAACGAAAATACGGTGCTTCAACCTGGTAGTACCGTTAGTCAAGAAACCTTTTAATTTATATAAATCCTCTTAAAAAGTTCTCGAAACTATAGATTATTTATAAAAATAATTATATTCTTTTGCGCTAGCATTACTATTGCGTTATGTCAATGCTGATGTTATACTTTTCTTTAATAGCCATAAAGTACTTAAAGTAGTGTTATTTGATGATCTACTTATAACTTGCTATTAAGAACTGGTAATTGCAAAGGCTATTAAGACAAGGTCGTTTGGCTAAATGCAATCAGGTGATCCGGGCTTGAAAATGCCTGAAGGTGCCAATAATACCCCAAACGCTTCTGGCAAGGCTACCAATAATGCAGTAGATGCGCTTGTAGAAAATTCGTCCGTAGCTAGAAGCTTCCAAAGCGAGGTTGGAGATACTCTTCTGAGCCGGGCATCAGACCTCGTTTCAATCCAGCTAAAGCAACTACGAGAATTGAGCGGTGCCGCCCGGCAACTGGTTGAAGATACTGCAAAAGAACGTCAAAATCTTTACCAGATACGTGAAGAAATTAATTACCGGATTCGGTATCTCGATACTACTGACCAGTTAGAAAAAAAGAAACCGCGTACACATT
This window contains:
- a CDS encoding sensor histidine kinase, which translates into the protein MQTTTSAPSLVQDTRAVDLINQSRKLMSQRTLDIDNLFGIRLSYARWLLILALGIYYFLGQSLNGGILTFTNPALLLTGGYIVFNMVVWLLTLSFSKQASLLIKVSLVFDLIFVCMISHFLQASIYSFAVIPVFLTLLLVGLSPAIFSIIVVVVVNFTDLYLTNFGVANTKDIMLLEFYSISGALLLLLVCYYIITQTPEALIRISNTMVEDALARAGESHLLDMQNRTRAVYHVANTLSGTLDYQEVIKAILHEMESVFDMHCGAVLLFDSSLNNVKVVDSLRFSPEESHRSILLQKGLFKDALNGGQPRLLVVPTELEEIRAFFPSLRNCQTTMLIPLRAGMEVFGLLLIASKNENAYNTSDTELMISMGAHTVLAMQNATLYHNLLEDRNKLLTQEEEVRHELARNLHDGPAQAVAAISMQTEFIRKLFRTEPDRALEELANLGKQALQTSREIRTLLYELRPLVLETQGLIPALGQYAKRFPHNPSDPTAHFSTANFDLRLAPQVETMVFTIIQEAVNNARKHARARNIWIHLETRDGFIIAMAQDDGRGFDVSQVERNYEQRGSLGLTNMRERAGFVGGQVDIHSVIGQGTAVIMRIPINENTVLQPGSTVSQETF